In a single window of the Pontibacter russatus genome:
- the rpsB gene encoding 30S ribosomal protein S2, which produces MASTNYKELLEAGVHFGHLTRKWDPKMAPYIFMEKNGIHIIDLNKTLVALEEATAAIRNIAKSGRKILFVATKKQAQEIVAEEAKRLKMPYVTDRWLGGMLTNFATVRKSLKKMSTIDKMMKDPEQSKALAKREKLMLSREREKLDRVLGGIADLSRLPAALFVVDVKREHIAVKEAQKLNLPVFAICDTNSNPDLVDFPIPANDDASKSVALIVSLVGKAIEEGLSERKVDKEETERKRSEEEGIKAKQEADEQ; this is translated from the coding sequence ATGGCAAGTACTAATTATAAAGAATTACTTGAGGCTGGTGTTCATTTTGGCCACCTTACCCGCAAGTGGGACCCGAAGATGGCTCCGTACATCTTCATGGAGAAAAACGGAATCCATATCATCGACCTGAACAAGACGCTGGTTGCGCTTGAAGAGGCTACCGCCGCTATCCGCAACATCGCGAAGTCTGGCCGTAAGATTTTGTTCGTGGCTACCAAAAAGCAGGCGCAGGAAATTGTGGCAGAAGAGGCCAAGCGCCTGAAGATGCCCTACGTGACCGACCGTTGGCTGGGTGGCATGCTCACCAACTTCGCCACCGTGCGCAAGTCGCTGAAGAAGATGTCGACCATCGACAAGATGATGAAAGACCCGGAGCAGTCGAAGGCCCTTGCAAAGCGCGAGAAGCTGATGCTGTCGCGCGAGCGTGAGAAACTTGACCGCGTGCTGGGTGGTATCGCTGACCTTTCGAGACTGCCCGCTGCCCTGTTTGTGGTGGACGTGAAGCGCGAGCACATTGCCGTGAAAGAGGCTCAGAAACTGAACCTGCCGGTATTCGCCATCTGCGACACAAACTCAAACCCGGATCTGGTAGACTTCCCGATTCCTGCAAACGACGATGCGTCTAAGTCAGTAGCCCTGATTGTATCGCTGGTAGGCAAGGCAATCGAAGAGGGCTTGTCTGAGCGCAAGGTGGACAAAGAGGAAACGGAGCGCAAGCGTTCTGAGGAAGAAGGCATCAAAGCGAAGCAGGAAGCCGACGAGCAATAA
- a CDS encoding RNA polymerase sigma factor, whose translation METLGYQDVNHHVIDRCKSGDNRAQYELYKLYSKAMFNVCMRITNDYAEAQDVLQDAFVSAFKNLHAYKAEASFGSWLKKIVVNASINAIRKRRSELVPLDERVVSEIADEAHEDETEWQVEKVRRAIQQLPDGYRVVLSLYLLEGYDHAEIGEVLGITESTSKSQYSRARKKLLEIMREPQFAV comes from the coding sequence TTGGAGACACTCGGTTATCAGGACGTAAATCACCACGTGATTGACCGCTGCAAAAGCGGCGACAACAGAGCCCAGTATGAGCTGTACAAGCTTTACTCCAAGGCCATGTTCAACGTGTGCATGCGCATCACCAACGATTATGCCGAGGCGCAGGACGTGCTGCAGGACGCATTTGTGAGCGCCTTCAAGAACCTGCATGCCTACAAAGCCGAGGCTTCGTTCGGGAGCTGGCTCAAAAAGATTGTCGTCAACGCCTCCATCAACGCCATCCGCAAGCGGCGCTCCGAACTGGTGCCCCTGGACGAGCGTGTAGTAAGCGAAATAGCTGACGAGGCGCACGAAGACGAGACGGAGTGGCAGGTGGAGAAGGTGCGCCGCGCGATACAGCAGCTGCCGGACGGTTACCGGGTGGTGCTGAGCCTGTACCTGCTGGAGGGCTATGACCATGCCGAGATTGGGGAGGTGCTGGGCATTACGGAGTCTACCTCCAAATCGCAGTACAGCCGGGCCCGCAAAAAGCTATTGGAGATTATGAGAGAGCCGCAGTTCGCGGTCTGA
- the rpsI gene encoding 30S ribosomal protein S9 produces the protein MEVINTSGRRKTSVARIHMTAGQGNITINGRDIKNYFPSEVLQTIVNQPFKTLDSVGKYDVKANLKGGGVSGQAEALRLAISKALVVENAETKSALRKEGFITRDPRMVERKKFGKRKARRSFQFSKR, from the coding sequence ATGGAAGTTATCAATACATCTGGTAGAAGAAAAACCTCGGTGGCTCGTATCCACATGACGGCCGGGCAAGGGAATATCACTATTAACGGTAGAGATATCAAGAATTACTTCCCGAGCGAAGTACTTCAAACTATTGTGAATCAGCCGTTCAAAACCTTGGACTCTGTTGGCAAATACGACGTAAAAGCCAACTTAAAAGGTGGTGGTGTAAGCGGCCAGGCTGAAGCACTTAGACTTGCTATCTCTAAAGCACTGGTAGTTGAGAACGCCGAGACTAAATCAGCTCTCCGCAAGGAAGGTTTCATCACACGCGACCCTCGCATGGTGGAGCGCAAGAAGTTCGGTAAGCGCAAAGCGCGTCGTTCGTTCCAGTTCAGTAAACGTTAA
- a CDS encoding RidA family protein: MAKASQPLHSSKAPEPVGPYPHARRVGSLLFLSGVGPRERGRKEIPGVELDEAGNILAYDIAAQCHAVFRNVRYILEEAGSNWENLVDVTVFLTNMKDDFGIYNQIYAAYFKDNQPCRTTVEVNSLPTPIAIELKCIATIGVPEQG, translated from the coding sequence ATGGCGAAAGCATCCCAGCCCCTCCATTCTTCCAAAGCCCCGGAACCAGTCGGGCCGTACCCGCATGCGCGGCGCGTGGGCAGCTTGCTGTTCCTGTCGGGCGTGGGGCCGCGGGAGCGGGGCCGGAAAGAGATACCGGGGGTGGAACTGGACGAGGCAGGCAACATCCTGGCTTACGACATCGCGGCGCAGTGCCATGCCGTGTTCCGGAATGTGCGCTATATACTGGAGGAGGCTGGCTCCAACTGGGAAAACTTAGTGGATGTTACCGTGTTCCTGACGAACATGAAGGACGACTTCGGTATATATAACCAGATTTACGCCGCGTATTTCAAAGACAACCAGCCCTGCCGCACCACGGTGGAGGTAAACAGCCTGCCTACGCCCATTGCCATCGAGCTCAAGTGCATTGCCACTATAGGTGTGCCGGAGCAGGGGTAG
- the tsf gene encoding translation elongation factor Ts: MAITAQDVNRLRQETGAGMMDCKKALTEANGDFEAAKDILRKQGQKIASKRADNVTSEGIVLTQVSADGSNGTVVAVACETEPVSKVEDFRNLAQAVLQAAVSSKAASKEDLLATPQADGRPLQDHITDLMGKIGEKIDVVAYETVSAEKVVAYNHSNGKLGVLVGLKNTGGNDVEEVGKDVAMQIAAMKPIALDKDGVDAATIEREIEIGKEQARAEGKPEAMLEKIAQGKLNKFYKENTLLNQEFVKDSSLSIAQLLDKTSKGMTVSEFKRVAIG, encoded by the coding sequence ATGGCTATTACAGCACAAGACGTTAACAGACTACGCCAGGAAACTGGTGCAGGTATGATGGATTGCAAGAAGGCGCTGACGGAAGCAAACGGCGACTTTGAGGCAGCGAAAGACATCCTGCGCAAGCAGGGGCAGAAAATAGCAAGCAAGCGCGCCGACAACGTAACTTCTGAAGGCATCGTGCTGACGCAGGTGAGCGCTGACGGCTCTAACGGCACCGTGGTAGCGGTAGCCTGCGAAACAGAGCCCGTTTCGAAAGTGGAAGATTTCCGTAACCTCGCCCAGGCTGTTCTGCAGGCTGCTGTTTCCTCCAAAGCTGCTTCTAAAGAAGACCTGCTGGCTACCCCTCAGGCCGATGGCCGTCCGCTGCAGGACCACATCACCGACCTGATGGGAAAAATCGGTGAGAAGATTGATGTGGTAGCTTACGAGACTGTTTCTGCCGAGAAAGTAGTTGCTTACAACCACTCCAATGGCAAGTTGGGTGTGCTGGTAGGCCTGAAAAACACAGGCGGCAATGATGTAGAAGAAGTTGGTAAGGATGTGGCCATGCAGATTGCCGCCATGAAGCCAATTGCCCTGGACAAAGACGGCGTGGATGCCGCCACCATTGAGCGTGAGATCGAGATTGGCAAAGAGCAGGCCCGTGCCGAAGGCAAGCCAGAGGCCATGCTGGAGAAAATCGCACAAGGCAAGCTGAACAAGTTCTACAAAGAGAACACCCTGCTGAACCAGGAGTTCGTAAAAGATTCTTCGCTTTCCATCGCCCAACTGCTTGACAAGACAAGCAAAGGCATGACCGTAAGCGAGTTTAAGCGCGTAGCTATTGGTTAA
- the rplM gene encoding 50S ribosomal protein L13, translating into MDHLSYKTQYLNKQSANKGWVIVDAGQGSLGRVASEVAKILKGKHKPSYTPHVDCGDNVIIINADDTRFTGRKWDQKYYLTHTGYPGGQKRTSPRELKAKSSTLLVERAVRGMLPKNRLGSELFRNLHVFAGSEHPYAAQQPKELTLNI; encoded by the coding sequence ATGGACCATTTAAGTTACAAAACCCAGTACCTCAACAAGCAGTCGGCCAACAAGGGCTGGGTGATTGTGGATGCCGGGCAAGGAAGCCTGGGTCGCGTGGCATCGGAAGTTGCCAAGATCCTGAAGGGCAAGCACAAGCCCTCGTACACGCCTCATGTAGACTGCGGAGACAACGTGATCATCATCAACGCCGATGACACGCGCTTCACGGGTCGCAAGTGGGACCAGAAGTACTACCTGACACACACCGGCTACCCGGGCGGTCAGAAGCGGACTTCTCCACGCGAGCTGAAGGCGAAATCGTCTACGCTGTTAGTAGAGCGCGCCGTGCGCGGCATGTTGCCAAAAAACAGATTGGGCAGCGAGCTGTTCCGCAATCTGCACGTATTTGCTGGAAGCGAGCACCCTTATGCCGCGCAGCAACCAAAAGAACTAACCCTCAATATTTAA
- a CDS encoding MutS-related protein, which translates to MSEKREDLYVSRARAFAEKEKRAASKSGLVSWLRVGVFLGGVATAWYFFSQGNQLAGGVAVLLCYTLFVVVLRWHSRLDFKYRQLLLLRRVNEQEVERLQGRLSKFDGGDAYIDSHHPYTSDLDIFGHNSLFQLMNRSVTSIGKARLAGWLQVAAAPAEVLQRQEAVAELAQPQQLDWLQASLALPMHYKHDQEPASGFLAWLSGASFYRQHPWVKVLLLVLPVLTVAAIVAWLYGYSGWIAVAFLLVQYGVAHRFRLERDEYYENSIGIYEAMRSYTRQLRHIEKHTFTAPRLQQLRQGLQQAGTTASASLHQLANIIDFFSYRLSTLMAFFLNAILMWDFIWMYRLEQWKHRYLKQLETSLEGLAEIEALASIAAFQHAHPGYAVPQLSQQPFELRATALAHPLIFSVRPVANDFETAGAGRTMVITGSNMSGKTTFLRTVGINMVMALMGAPVCAQRFRVAPAQVYTAMRTADNLAENTSSFYAELKRLRMLLELTEQGEPVFYLLDEILKGTNSRDRHIGAMSLIRQLHHRNASGLISTHDLELGAMEEELPQSVQNYSFNSDIIGDEIIFDYKLTKGICRSFNASKLMQLMGIDIKEEAL; encoded by the coding sequence GTGAGCGAAAAAAGAGAAGATTTATATGTAAGCCGCGCCAGGGCCTTTGCCGAAAAGGAAAAGCGCGCCGCCTCCAAATCAGGGTTGGTGTCGTGGCTGCGGGTAGGTGTGTTCCTGGGCGGCGTGGCAACGGCCTGGTACTTTTTCAGCCAGGGCAACCAGCTGGCTGGCGGGGTGGCTGTGCTGCTGTGCTATACGCTGTTCGTGGTGGTGCTGCGCTGGCACAGCCGCCTCGATTTCAAGTACCGGCAACTGCTGTTGCTCCGGCGCGTGAACGAGCAGGAGGTGGAGCGACTGCAAGGCAGGCTAAGCAAGTTTGACGGCGGCGATGCCTATATAGATAGCCACCATCCCTACACCTCAGACCTCGACATCTTCGGACATAACTCCCTCTTTCAGCTGATGAACCGCTCCGTCACCAGCATCGGCAAGGCGCGGCTGGCGGGGTGGCTCCAGGTGGCCGCTGCCCCGGCAGAGGTGCTGCAACGGCAGGAGGCGGTGGCAGAACTGGCCCAACCGCAGCAACTGGACTGGCTGCAGGCCTCGCTGGCCCTCCCGATGCACTACAAGCACGACCAGGAACCGGCCAGTGGCTTCCTTGCCTGGCTCTCCGGTGCCTCCTTTTACAGGCAGCACCCATGGGTGAAGGTGCTGCTGCTGGTGCTTCCCGTTTTGACGGTGGCGGCTATTGTGGCCTGGCTATATGGCTACAGCGGCTGGATAGCGGTGGCTTTCCTGCTGGTGCAGTACGGCGTGGCGCATCGCTTCCGGCTGGAGCGGGACGAGTACTATGAAAATAGCATCGGCATCTATGAAGCCATGCGCAGCTACACCCGCCAGTTGCGGCATATAGAAAAGCACACGTTTACAGCGCCCAGGCTACAGCAACTGCGGCAGGGGCTGCAGCAGGCAGGCACCACGGCCTCGGCCAGCCTGCACCAGCTGGCCAACATCATCGACTTTTTCTCCTACCGCCTCAGCACTTTGATGGCCTTTTTCCTGAATGCCATTCTAATGTGGGATTTCATCTGGATGTACCGGCTGGAGCAGTGGAAGCACAGGTACCTGAAGCAGCTCGAAACGTCGCTGGAGGGGCTGGCGGAAATCGAGGCGCTGGCCAGCATCGCTGCTTTTCAGCACGCGCATCCCGGCTACGCCGTTCCGCAGTTGAGCCAGCAGCCATTCGAACTAAGGGCCACTGCGCTGGCGCACCCGCTCATCTTTTCCGTGAGGCCCGTCGCCAACGATTTTGAGACGGCAGGCGCGGGCCGCACCATGGTGATAACGGGTTCCAACATGTCGGGAAAAACCACCTTTCTGCGCACCGTAGGCATCAATATGGTGATGGCTTTGATGGGCGCGCCGGTTTGCGCCCAGCGTTTCCGGGTGGCCCCGGCGCAGGTATATACCGCCATGCGCACCGCCGACAACCTCGCCGAGAACACGTCCTCTTTCTATGCCGAACTGAAGCGCCTGCGCATGCTCCTGGAGCTGACCGAGCAGGGGGAGCCCGTCTTTTACCTGCTCGACGAAATCCTGAAAGGCACCAACTCCCGCGACCGCCATATTGGGGCCATGTCGCTTATCCGGCAGTTGCACCATCGCAACGCCTCCGGCCTCATCTCCACACACGATCTGGAGTTGGGTGCCATGGAGGAGGAGTTACCACAGAGCGTGCAGAACTACAGCTTCAACAGCGACATTATCGGGGATGAAATCATATTTGATTATAAACTGACCAAGGGCATTTGCCGCAGCTTTAACGCCAGCAAACTGATGCAACTCATGGGCATCGACATTAAGGAGGAGGCGCTGTAA
- a CDS encoding Hsp20/alpha crystallin family protein — MNTRSLSDFTPHVDASETDQGFELQLALPGVKAEDIHIDFQEGKLTISGERKLERKEDGRRYHMMETQYGTFSRSFYLPDKVEPDKISAHFEDGVLRVNVPKDARKTMKRQINVTSTSGGGKGKEKEKAVEQKATANTENSKAK; from the coding sequence TTGAACACAAGGAGTCTCTCAGACTTTACCCCGCACGTGGATGCGAGCGAAACAGACCAAGGCTTTGAGTTGCAGTTGGCCCTGCCGGGCGTGAAGGCTGAGGATATACACATTGACTTTCAGGAAGGTAAACTGACGATCTCTGGCGAACGCAAACTGGAGCGCAAGGAGGACGGCCGTCGCTACCATATGATGGAGACGCAGTACGGTACTTTCAGCAGATCGTTCTACCTGCCCGACAAAGTGGAGCCGGACAAAATTTCGGCGCACTTCGAGGATGGTGTGCTGCGCGTAAACGTGCCGAAGGACGCACGCAAAACCATGAAGCGCCAGATCAATGTCACATCCACCTCCGGGGGCGGCAAAGGAAAAGAGAAGGAGAAAGCAGTAGAGCAGAAAGCCACCGCAAACACAGAAAACAGCAAAGCCAAGTAA
- a CDS encoding DUF2490 domain-containing protein, which produces MKKCCLLLLLALPFLTQAQSKVYSPTAIWPELQLSYGLGEDGLLFFRNQYRLNTDGRYNDLQESGLLSGFERVELTLGYEHTLSEHWRGGAMFRYAAEDYPTASFYSLFLRHNGNIRSLFFNKQVLAEYVSQQDQEGQARFRLAAELGRRLPLRNRFITPSLEYEALLLADFSEAEDAGSAQRTVDRTRLRLNLTCEVTEKLRLTPYFMRQSDYYYVLVPPVYNEQEQLVEEGYTTKRNRVSPVVGLEVKYTFNRSPGTASITY; this is translated from the coding sequence ATGAAAAAATGCTGCCTCCTGCTGTTGCTGGCGCTGCCCTTTCTCACACAGGCCCAGAGCAAAGTATACAGCCCAACCGCTATATGGCCTGAACTGCAGTTAAGCTACGGCCTGGGCGAAGACGGGCTGCTGTTTTTCCGGAACCAGTACCGCCTCAACACCGACGGGCGCTACAACGACCTGCAGGAAAGCGGGCTGCTCAGCGGCTTCGAGCGCGTGGAACTGACGCTTGGCTACGAACACACCCTGTCGGAGCACTGGCGGGGCGGGGCCATGTTCCGGTACGCCGCAGAGGACTATCCTACCGCCTCCTTCTACAGCCTTTTCCTGCGCCATAACGGCAACATCCGCAGCCTGTTCTTTAACAAGCAGGTGCTGGCCGAGTACGTGAGCCAGCAGGACCAGGAGGGGCAGGCGCGTTTCCGCCTGGCCGCCGAACTGGGCAGGCGCCTCCCGCTCCGGAACAGGTTCATCACGCCCAGTTTGGAATACGAAGCCCTGCTGCTGGCAGACTTCAGCGAAGCGGAAGATGCGGGCAGCGCGCAACGCACAGTGGACCGCACCCGCCTCCGCCTGAACCTGACCTGTGAGGTGACGGAAAAACTGCGCCTCACCCCGTACTTTATGCGCCAGTCAGACTACTATTACGTGCTGGTGCCGCCGGTATACAATGAGCAGGAGCAACTGGTGGAGGAAGGGTATACCACCAAACGCAACCGCGTGTCGCCGGTGGTGGGGCTGGAGGTAAAATACACCTTCAACAGAAGCCCGGGCACTGCCAGTATTACTTATTAG
- the amaB gene encoding L-piperidine-6-carboxylate dehydrogenase codes for MKQTIDTLPMNKEISDVLQQLGIKEHNPAYSTGQSWGGEEGRTARSIHSPADGMLIATVHMATPEDYHQVVQAAQEAFKAWRSVPAPRRGDIVRQIGDKLRQHKEALGKLVSYEMGKILQEGLGEVQEMIDICDFAVGLSRQLHGFTMHSERPQHRMYEQYHPLGIVGVISAFNFPVAVWSWNAMLAAVCGDVVIWKPSEKTPLAAIACQHLLRDVLAENGLPEGVFNLVVGDAEIGALMSHDDRVPLISATGSTRMGRKVGEAVGARLGKSLLELGGNNAIIMTENADIDMAIAAIVFGAVGTCGQRCTSTRRLIVHEAIYEQVKERLLKIYPNLPIGHPLDSTTLVGPLIDTDAVTAFKEALAKVQQEGGHLLTGGDVLSGATYETGTYVTPAIVEAENHYEMVQEETFAPILYLMKYSGEVESAIEIQNGVRQGLSSAIFSTSLLETEAFLGHWGSDCGIANVNIGTSGAEIGGAFGGEKDTGGGRESGSDAWKVYMRRQTNTINYGRDLPLAQGIQFKVMD; via the coding sequence ATGAAACAGACCATAGATACGCTTCCGATGAACAAGGAGATAAGCGATGTGCTGCAGCAGCTCGGCATAAAAGAGCACAACCCCGCCTACAGCACCGGCCAAAGCTGGGGCGGGGAGGAGGGCCGCACTGCCCGCAGCATTCATTCACCGGCCGATGGCATGCTGATCGCCACGGTGCATATGGCCACGCCCGAGGACTACCACCAGGTGGTGCAGGCGGCGCAGGAGGCCTTCAAGGCATGGCGCAGCGTGCCAGCCCCCAGGCGCGGCGACATTGTGCGGCAGATAGGCGACAAGCTCCGGCAGCACAAGGAGGCGCTGGGTAAACTGGTGAGTTATGAGATGGGCAAGATTCTGCAGGAGGGCCTGGGCGAGGTGCAGGAGATGATAGACATCTGCGACTTTGCCGTAGGGCTGTCGCGGCAACTGCACGGCTTCACGATGCACTCAGAGCGCCCGCAGCACCGCATGTACGAGCAGTACCACCCGCTCGGCATTGTAGGCGTTATCTCCGCGTTCAACTTTCCGGTGGCCGTCTGGAGCTGGAACGCGATGCTGGCGGCCGTGTGCGGCGACGTGGTCATCTGGAAACCTTCCGAGAAAACGCCGCTCGCAGCCATCGCCTGCCAGCACCTTCTCCGCGATGTGCTGGCGGAGAATGGTTTGCCGGAAGGCGTTTTTAACCTCGTCGTAGGAGATGCGGAGATCGGAGCGCTCATGAGCCACGACGACCGCGTGCCGCTCATATCTGCCACCGGCTCCACGCGCATGGGCAGGAAAGTGGGGGAGGCCGTGGGCGCCCGCCTCGGCAAGTCGCTGCTGGAGCTTGGCGGCAACAATGCGATCATCATGACCGAAAACGCCGACATTGACATGGCCATTGCCGCCATTGTGTTCGGTGCCGTGGGCACCTGCGGCCAGCGCTGCACCTCCACCCGCCGCCTGATTGTACATGAAGCCATATATGAGCAGGTAAAGGAACGCCTCCTGAAGATATACCCCAACCTCCCCATCGGTCACCCGCTCGACAGCACCACGCTGGTAGGGCCGCTGATTGACACGGACGCGGTAACGGCCTTTAAAGAGGCGCTGGCAAAGGTGCAGCAGGAAGGCGGCCATCTGCTGACAGGTGGAGACGTGCTGAGCGGCGCAACCTACGAAACCGGCACCTACGTAACGCCTGCCATCGTGGAAGCGGAGAATCATTATGAAATGGTGCAGGAAGAAACCTTTGCCCCGATTTTGTACCTGATGAAGTACAGTGGCGAGGTAGAAAGCGCGATTGAGATTCAGAACGGGGTGCGGCAAGGCTTGTCGTCGGCTATTTTCTCCACCAGCCTGCTGGAGACGGAGGCGTTTTTGGGGCACTGGGGCTCCGATTGCGGCATCGCCAACGTGAACATCGGCACGTCAGGGGCTGAGATCGGCGGGGCCTTCGGAGGCGAGAAAGACACAGGCGGCGGGCGCGAGTCCGGCTCCGATGCCTGGAAAGTATATATGCGCCGCCAGACCAACACCATCAACTACGGCCGCGACCTGCCCCTGGCGCAGGGCATTCAGTTCAAGGTCATGGATTAA
- a CDS encoding Do family serine endopeptidase, which yields MKTKQFILGVALSAVVGGGVAVGSYKLLEDENVVSTEQQQYPSVRYTSEMRSSNTIVPEGLNFIKAAKVSTPAVVHVMTEYSGAGGNDRYSGPMDPFLREFFGDGGFGERVPRGPQQGSGSGVIIASNGYIVTNNHVIDKADKIEVVLEDKRRLTATLVGTDPSTDIALLKVDADKLPTVRYGNSDDLQVGEWVLAVGNPMNLTSTVTAGIVSAKGRNINILRTSANDMSIESFIQTDAAVNPGNSGGALVNLNGDLVGINTAIASQTGSFAGYSFAVPSSIVSKVVDDLLKYGEVQRALLGARISEISAELAKEKDIKTLSGVYIIDVTENSGAKEAGLQGGDVITAINDVSVEKSSRLLEQIARYRPGDKVKVTYMRDGKQKTANVTLKNLNNSTELVKSSKAEPVTFDGATFEPVSRQEMAKLGISGGAKITGVRDSEFRETGMKDGFIITKIDKYPVEKPADVEKLLKNFDSGVVYIAGVYPDGLKAYYPIGKE from the coding sequence ATGAAGACGAAGCAGTTTATTCTTGGTGTTGCGCTCTCGGCCGTTGTGGGCGGCGGAGTGGCGGTGGGCAGTTACAAGCTGTTGGAGGATGAAAATGTGGTTTCTACCGAACAGCAGCAGTACCCCAGCGTGCGCTACACCAGCGAGATGCGCAGCAGCAACACCATCGTGCCGGAAGGCCTTAACTTTATAAAGGCAGCCAAAGTGTCGACCCCGGCTGTGGTACACGTCATGACGGAGTACAGCGGCGCCGGCGGCAACGACCGTTACAGCGGCCCGATGGACCCCTTCCTGCGCGAGTTCTTCGGCGACGGCGGCTTTGGGGAGCGCGTGCCGCGCGGCCCGCAGCAGGGCTCCGGCTCCGGCGTGATCATCGCCTCCAACGGCTACATCGTTACCAACAACCACGTCATCGACAAGGCTGATAAGATAGAGGTAGTGCTGGAAGACAAGCGCCGCCTGACGGCCACGCTCGTGGGCACGGACCCCAGCACAGACATCGCCCTGCTAAAAGTGGACGCCGATAAACTTCCCACCGTTCGCTACGGCAACTCCGACGACCTGCAGGTAGGCGAGTGGGTACTGGCGGTGGGCAACCCCATGAACCTTACCTCCACGGTGACAGCCGGTATCGTGAGCGCCAAAGGCCGGAACATCAACATCCTGCGCACCAGCGCCAACGACATGAGCATCGAGTCTTTCATACAGACGGATGCCGCCGTGAACCCCGGCAACTCAGGCGGCGCTTTGGTGAACCTGAACGGTGACCTGGTAGGCATCAACACGGCCATCGCCTCCCAGACGGGCTCTTTCGCGGGCTACTCTTTTGCCGTGCCCTCCTCTATCGTGAGCAAGGTGGTGGACGACCTGCTGAAGTACGGGGAAGTGCAGCGGGCATTGCTTGGGGCAAGAATCAGCGAGATAAGCGCCGAACTGGCCAAAGAAAAGGACATCAAGACCCTTAGCGGCGTGTACATTATCGATGTAACGGAAAACAGCGGCGCCAAAGAAGCCGGACTGCAGGGTGGGGATGTGATTACGGCGATCAACGATGTAAGCGTAGAAAAATCATCCCGATTGCTGGAGCAGATAGCCCGCTACCGACCCGGCGATAAGGTAAAAGTGACCTATATGCGTGACGGTAAGCAGAAGACGGCAAACGTGACGCTGAAGAACCTGAACAACAGCACAGAGCTTGTGAAAAGCAGCAAGGCAGAGCCCGTGACATTCGACGGTGCAACTTTTGAGCCGGTGAGCAGACAGGAAATGGCCAAGCTCGGTATAAGCGGCGGTGCCAAAATCACAGGCGTGCGCGACAGCGAGTTCCGTGAAACTGGCATGAAAGACGGCTTCATCATCACCAAGATTGACAAGTACCCGGTGGAGAAACCGGCCGATGTAGAGAAGCTTCTGAAGAACTTCGACAGCGGCGTGGTATACATCGCGGGGGTTTACCCGGACGGCCTGAAGGCGTACTACCCCATCGGAAAAGAATAA